One window from the genome of Pirellulales bacterium encodes:
- a CDS encoding PEP-CTERM sorting domain-containing protein (PEP-CTERM proteins occur, often in large numbers, in the proteomes of bacteria that also encode an exosortase, a predicted intramembrane cysteine proteinase. The presence of a PEP-CTERM domain at a protein's C-terminus predicts cleavage within the sorting domain, followed by covalent anchoring to some some component of the (usually Gram-negative) cell surface. Many PEP-CTERM proteins exhibit an unusual sequence composition that includes large numbers of potential glycosylation sites. Expression of one such protein has been shown restore the ability of a bacterium to form floc, a type of biofilm.): MGRILTTINGLGLHHSGMLPRRMPHWPKLASGMLAWGMVLICLGLFTPTNSTAGEIKPIIYTGMQVPGLAPGVVFAPYYFTSNFFNFSSLGVLQGNYYTNDPVNNYAMIYYNRATGLNVPAFSFKQFYNAAQPQGENIVYAKEGNLFVGKPGAFNNIQQVGVAANGTPSNDLVTEFSAVNFITQNQLELFEKTTLSPGGRTRVTDISGTTLSVLPQFPFSITDTFNPAFNTNRASRTRLLSATEYTAYDSVENSVWYHLDGVNYRIGSLPSGSDTSRAAFTALRTNQTINYFYTTPNNLQTVTYDTSTRIPTDVFLTSTWPGDSSIPIGQTQYGMYKSVYDDTTWISFSKFSQRDKATVYTFNSDATFTRIFGDDFVHPNHEQNTTKYIYTFNLHLSDQNDILFSYDTDNDPATNNSYVVARKRDGTFVTISNPGEVVDLPDGTSRTVKNHVKVIGIDQWNRAYFQVTFTDGTDGLLYSDILAVPEPAHLGLIGGSLALGWVFFRCRRKKIDEPKAR; encoded by the coding sequence ATGGGGCGGATTTTGACTACGATTAACGGTTTGGGCTTGCATCATTCTGGCATGTTGCCTCGGCGCATGCCACACTGGCCCAAGTTGGCAAGTGGGATGTTGGCCTGGGGGATGGTCCTGATTTGCCTGGGCCTGTTTACGCCGACCAATTCAACTGCCGGCGAGATCAAGCCCATCATCTACACCGGCATGCAGGTGCCGGGTCTGGCACCGGGGGTGGTGTTTGCACCATACTATTTTACTTCCAACTTTTTTAATTTTTCCAGTCTGGGCGTGCTGCAAGGCAATTATTACACAAATGATCCGGTTAATAATTACGCAATGATTTATTACAATCGGGCTACTGGACTGAATGTGCCGGCATTTAGCTTTAAGCAGTTTTATAATGCCGCGCAGCCTCAGGGTGAAAACATCGTATATGCAAAAGAAGGCAACTTATTCGTTGGCAAACCAGGAGCATTCAACAATATCCAGCAAGTGGGTGTGGCGGCCAACGGCACGCCAAGTAATGACTTGGTGACAGAGTTTTCCGCGGTAAATTTTATTACGCAAAACCAATTAGAACTTTTTGAAAAAACCACACTTAGCCCAGGTGGCCGTACACGAGTGACTGACATAAGCGGAACTACATTATCTGTGTTACCGCAATTCCCCTTCTCAATAACCGATACATTTAACCCGGCGTTTAACACGAATCGTGCTTCTAGAACTCGACTGCTCTCGGCTACGGAATACACCGCCTATGATTCGGTAGAAAATTCGGTTTGGTATCATTTGGATGGCGTAAACTATCGAATTGGTAGCCTACCTAGCGGAAGTGACACGAGTCGAGCCGCGTTCACTGCCTTGCGAACCAACCAGACGATCAATTATTTCTACACAACACCTAATAATTTACAAACGGTGACATATGACACATCCACGCGAATCCCCACGGATGTATTCCTAACCAGTACTTGGCCCGGTGATTCGAGCATCCCGATTGGCCAGACTCAATATGGTATGTATAAAAGCGTTTATGATGATACAACATGGATTAGCTTTTCCAAGTTTAGTCAACGTGACAAAGCCACTGTGTATACGTTTAATTCGGACGCAACATTCACCCGCATTTTTGGTGATGACTTTGTGCATCCCAATCACGAGCAAAATACGACTAAGTATATCTATACCTTTAATCTTCATTTATCGGATCAAAATGATATCCTATTCAGTTACGATACGGATAATGATCCCGCTACCAACAATTCCTATGTCGTTGCCCGAAAACGTGACGGGACATTCGTCACCATTTCCAACCCCGGCGAAGTCGTCGATCTTCCCGATGGGACCAGTCGCACAGTTAAGAACCATGTGAAAGTGATTGGCATCGATCAGTGGAATCGGGCTTACTTTCAAGTCACATTCACCGACGGCACCGACGGCCTGCTCTACTCCGATATTTTGGCCGTGCCCGAACCTGCTCACCTGGGCTTGATCGGAGGCAGCTTGGCTCTCGGTTGGGTGTTCTTTCGCTGTCGTCGTAAAAAAATCGACGAACCAAAAGCAAGGTAG
- a CDS encoding class I SAM-dependent methyltransferase: protein MLSRTLEPEVMDQPADAADYDAMDHRAVNERFVADLLAQVGAVGLLTGAEHSPAATSETPEWSPSAPTLDVIDLGTGTARIPILLCQQVPPARVLAVDAAVSMLHIAIRNIEIAGLRERIQLSQGDCKDLAYPDAMFDVVMSNSIVHHLAQPERLLKEALRLCRPDGTIFIRDLARPDTATRVDELVALYAAGCNAHQTALFRDSLHAALTLDEVREIVSSLGQDPAGVQLTSDRHWTWVGGK from the coding sequence ATGCTTTCCCGCACGCTCGAACCCGAGGTGATGGACCAGCCAGCCGATGCGGCGGACTATGACGCCATGGACCATCGGGCGGTGAATGAACGGTTTGTCGCGGATTTGCTAGCGCAGGTGGGTGCGGTGGGTTTACTAACGGGGGCAGAGCACTCACCCGCTGCCACCAGCGAAACTCCCGAATGGAGTCCTTCCGCCCCGACGCTTGATGTAATCGACCTGGGGACCGGCACAGCGCGGATCCCTATTTTGCTTTGTCAACAAGTCCCCCCCGCGCGGGTGTTGGCGGTGGATGCCGCGGTCAGCATGCTGCACATCGCCATCCGCAATATCGAAATCGCGGGCCTGCGCGAACGCATCCAGCTTTCACAGGGGGATTGCAAGGATCTGGCTTATCCCGACGCCATGTTTGACGTGGTAATGTCCAATAGCATTGTGCATCATTTGGCACAACCAGAGCGATTGCTCAAAGAAGCGCTGCGACTATGCCGCCCCGATGGAACCATTTTTATCCGGGATTTGGCCCGGCCCGATACCGCCACGCGGGTCGATGAACTGGTCGCGCTGTACGCCGCCGGGTGCAACGCCCATCAGACGGCGCTATTTCGCGACTCGCTGCACGCGGCCTTGACCCTGGACGAGGTCCGGGAAATCGTGTCTAGCCTAGGCCAGGATCCCGCGGGAGTGCAACTTACCAGCGACCGGCACTGGACCTGGGTGGGGGGAAAATAA
- a CDS encoding tetratricopeptide repeat protein has protein sequence MLSQVFKYSAIFLLSLCCSLPAMRGELFWDDVPLIRENPVLRDTAGLANIWLGRETVDYFPLTYTVWWVCYQIWGDWPIGYHLFNGLLYAFACCLIYRGLVCWKGTQPWFFAAYFAAHPLNVASVAWISEGKNCVALVLYISALNQLARATGTSGQARWWWAGVLAALAMLAKPSAVMLPVVGWLLCAWNGLGRDRRVLIWTGGLTAFALVVAWLTIRTQADENFALITSGPVERGQRVGWIAWWYLGRMLVPFYQPLLEERWALDSTDPVNWLPLAAWLGLVIALSFFWRSNAWSRALLLSLTLMLVSLFPVLGLFDMRFQQYAHVADHLGQLGLVGLVIGLSVGSKAILNSVTAKLPRLLWAELFFKGLQAFALVILASTSWHRAGLYATEERFWSAAVAQNPLQGLAHFHLGTLYERQKNYALAADHFELALQLEPLYPPAALRWGVMLYRTGKLTAARRELQKYTAHTPEAEAYYLLGEIAAQERDWPTAIQNYQSSAKLKSDNAGVYFSWAIAEREQQSWQQARDLLQKSLEMEKNGLTYFELAEVYKRTGRYAESLKYYEQALILLPEHQAALNNFAWLLCTLRDPALRDPARAVQLAQRGVAASQGRDPNILDTLATAHAAAGDWNSALATWARAIALCEGPELAPLRMELEAKQREWSQQKRE, from the coding sequence ATGCTCAGTCAAGTATTTAAATACAGCGCGATTTTCCTGTTGTCGCTCTGTTGTTCGTTGCCTGCCATGCGGGGAGAACTTTTTTGGGATGATGTCCCGTTAATCCGCGAAAATCCAGTCTTGCGCGATACGGCGGGACTGGCAAATATCTGGTTGGGGCGGGAAACGGTTGATTATTTTCCACTGACTTATACCGTGTGGTGGGTGTGCTATCAAATTTGGGGAGACTGGCCGATAGGTTACCACCTGTTTAATGGCCTGCTCTATGCCTTCGCTTGCTGTCTGATTTATCGCGGCCTAGTGTGCTGGAAAGGTACCCAACCTTGGTTTTTTGCCGCTTATTTTGCGGCGCATCCCCTGAATGTCGCCTCCGTGGCCTGGATCAGTGAAGGGAAAAATTGCGTCGCGTTGGTCTTATATATCTCGGCCTTAAACCAGTTGGCACGGGCCACCGGAACTTCCGGCCAAGCACGTTGGTGGTGGGCGGGTGTTTTGGCTGCTTTAGCGATGCTGGCCAAACCCTCCGCGGTAATGCTGCCCGTCGTGGGTTGGTTGCTCTGCGCCTGGAATGGCCTGGGACGCGACCGCCGCGTGCTGATTTGGACTGGTGGTTTAACGGCCTTTGCCTTGGTGGTCGCCTGGCTTACCATTCGCACCCAGGCGGATGAAAACTTTGCCCTCATCACCAGCGGCCCTGTCGAACGTGGGCAACGCGTCGGTTGGATCGCTTGGTGGTATCTGGGGAGGATGCTTGTTCCATTCTATCAACCACTGTTGGAAGAGCGCTGGGCCTTGGATTCCACCGACCCCGTAAATTGGCTTCCCTTGGCGGCGTGGCTTGGGTTGGTTATCGCATTATCGTTTTTTTGGCGATCGAATGCTTGGAGTCGCGCGCTGCTTTTATCCCTCACACTGATGCTAGTTAGCCTGTTTCCAGTATTGGGACTATTTGATATGCGATTTCAGCAGTACGCTCATGTCGCCGACCATTTGGGGCAATTGGGTTTGGTGGGGCTGGTGATTGGCTTGTCAGTCGGGTCCAAGGCGATTCTGAATTCCGTTACCGCCAAACTCCCCCGACTACTCTGGGCAGAATTATTTTTTAAGGGATTGCAGGCGTTTGCACTGGTGATACTAGCGAGCACATCCTGGCACCGAGCTGGCCTCTATGCCACGGAAGAACGCTTTTGGTCCGCCGCCGTTGCCCAGAATCCTTTGCAGGGACTGGCGCATTTTCATTTGGGCACGCTGTATGAGCGGCAAAAGAATTACGCGCTGGCCGCTGACCATTTCGAACTCGCATTGCAGTTGGAGCCGCTGTATCCGCCAGCCGCGCTCCGCTGGGGAGTGATGCTGTATCGGACGGGGAAATTAACGGCGGCCCGGCGGGAATTGCAAAAATACACCGCCCATACACCCGAGGCGGAAGCGTATTATTTGCTGGGGGAAATTGCCGCCCAGGAGCGGGATTGGCCCACCGCGATCCAAAATTACCAGTCGAGCGCAAAACTAAAATCCGATAATGCGGGTGTGTACTTTTCCTGGGCGATTGCCGAGCGAGAACAACAGTCCTGGCAGCAAGCGCGGGATTTGCTGCAAAAATCGCTGGAAATGGAAAAAAACGGACTAACGTATTTTGAGTTGGCGGAAGTTTACAAACGGACGGGGCGGTACGCTGAAAGCCTAAAATATTATGAACAGGCGTTAATATTACTGCCGGAACACCAAGCGGCATTAAATAATTTCGCCTGGCTACTATGCACATTACGTGATCCGGCACTGCGTGACCCCGCGCGGGCCGTGCAACTGGCGCAGCGGGGTGTGGCGGCTAGCCAGGGTCGCGATCCCAATATATTAGATACGTTGGCCACGGCGCATGCGGCGGCGGGAGACTGGAATTCCGCGCTTGCCACATGGGCGAGAGCGATTGCATTGTGCGAAGGACCGGAGTTAGCGCCGCTACGGATGGAGCTAGAGGCGAAACAGCGGGAGTGGTCTCAGCAAAAGCGGGAATAA
- the pheT gene encoding phenylalanine--tRNA ligase subunit beta — MILSWNWLQDYVQPGVSVADFALRMMLAGFNHESSTPVGQDFAVDLEITSNRPDCLGHIGLAREAAVLWNQSLRIPAAQLPVGKTPLKTLARVELAAPDLCPRYIARVIRGVQVGPSPTWLVERLATLGIKSINNLVDITNFVLMECGQPLHAFDLAKLRGGQIIVRRANTGETIAAIDHLNYKLTPEMCVIADQDRPVAIAGIMGGAETEITPSTTEVLIEAALFDPLSVRTTSRALALRSDSSYRFERGLDPAGVDWASRRCCELILQLAGGELAEGAITVGPTDPEIVPVTLRLAQIPRVLGIDVPTATVRQILTQLGLREISHSESALTVAPPSWRRDLTREIDLIEEVARIYGYEKIPEDRAVPLVPSARTAQDRVISKIRTVLVGAGFDEALTLSAVEEAASQAFSPWCAAEPLQTGVPVLRRADRLRRSLIPSLLIARRINESLANATIELFETAKVYWPQPADGRTLPAEELLLALCGGGDFLEVKGLIEACLARLNPRLLLQVKSWNDPLFAPGRGAELFLAGPDGQPMRVGVLGEISKTGLKSFELRSATTVAELRLAPLIDAAILIPTARELSPYPSVSRDINLVVAESVRWDDVAGTVRGHAGPNLERLEYRDTWRDATKLGQGLKSLLFSLHLRGQTATLTSGEADAVCEQVVAACKDRHQAELRT, encoded by the coding sequence ATGATTCTCTCCTGGAACTGGCTGCAAGATTACGTCCAGCCAGGGGTCTCCGTCGCCGATTTTGCCCTCCGCATGATGCTGGCTGGTTTCAACCACGAATCCTCCACGCCAGTCGGTCAGGATTTTGCCGTCGACCTGGAAATTACCAGCAATCGTCCCGATTGCCTGGGACATATTGGCCTGGCGCGCGAGGCCGCGGTTCTTTGGAATCAATCCCTGCGGATTCCCGCGGCGCAACTCCCCGTGGGAAAAACCCCCCTAAAGACCTTGGCCCGGGTGGAGTTAGCAGCCCCCGACCTCTGCCCCCGGTATATCGCGCGGGTAATCCGGGGAGTCCAGGTTGGGCCTAGTCCCACTTGGCTGGTCGAGCGTCTCGCCACCTTGGGAATCAAGTCCATCAATAATTTGGTGGACATCACCAATTTTGTGCTGATGGAGTGTGGTCAACCGCTGCATGCTTTTGACTTGGCCAAATTGCGCGGCGGGCAAATCATCGTGCGCCGGGCCAACACGGGAGAGACCATCGCCGCCATCGACCACCTCAACTATAAACTGACGCCGGAAATGTGCGTCATCGCCGACCAGGACCGACCCGTGGCTATCGCCGGGATCATGGGCGGAGCGGAAACGGAAATCACCCCCAGCACCACGGAGGTCTTGATCGAAGCGGCGCTCTTTGATCCGCTGAGCGTGCGGACGACATCACGTGCCTTGGCTCTGCGCAGCGATTCATCTTATCGGTTTGAGCGGGGACTCGACCCGGCGGGGGTGGATTGGGCCAGCCGCCGCTGTTGCGAGTTAATCCTGCAACTGGCGGGAGGAGAATTGGCCGAAGGGGCCATTACGGTCGGACCAACCGATCCCGAGATTGTGCCGGTGACCTTGCGGCTGGCTCAAATTCCCCGGGTGTTGGGGATCGATGTACCGACCGCGACCGTCCGGCAAATTTTGACCCAACTGGGTCTGCGGGAAATTTCGCACTCGGAATCCGCGCTAACGGTTGCGCCCCCCAGTTGGCGGCGGGACCTGACGCGCGAGATTGATTTGATCGAGGAAGTCGCCCGTATCTATGGATACGAGAAAATCCCCGAGGACCGCGCGGTGCCGCTGGTCCCTTCGGCCCGCACAGCCCAGGATCGGGTGATCAGTAAAATACGCACAGTGCTGGTCGGGGCGGGTTTTGACGAGGCATTAACCCTAAGCGCGGTCGAGGAAGCCGCCAGCCAGGCCTTTAGCCCGTGGTGTGCGGCGGAACCCCTGCAAACGGGCGTGCCCGTGCTGCGGCGGGCCGATCGCTTGCGTCGCAGCCTTATTCCCAGCTTGCTCATTGCCCGACGAATCAATGAATCATTGGCCAACGCCACAATCGAACTTTTTGAAACCGCCAAAGTTTATTGGCCCCAACCCGCGGACGGTCGCACGCTACCTGCAGAAGAACTCCTGCTGGCCCTCTGCGGCGGCGGGGATTTTTTGGAAGTAAAGGGACTCATCGAGGCGTGCCTAGCCCGACTCAATCCACGGTTATTATTACAGGTAAAAAGCTGGAATGACCCGTTGTTCGCTCCGGGACGGGGGGCGGAGTTATTTCTGGCAGGTCCGGACGGCCAACCCATGCGCGTGGGCGTCCTGGGCGAAATCAGCAAAACGGGGCTTAAGTCGTTCGAATTGCGGTCCGCCACAACCGTGGCGGAATTGCGGTTGGCACCCCTGATTGACGCGGCCATTTTGATACCCACGGCGCGCGAGCTATCACCGTATCCTAGTGTATCGCGGGATATCAATTTGGTGGTGGCGGAAAGTGTCCGCTGGGATGACGTGGCGGGAACGGTCCGCGGCCACGCCGGGCCAAACCTGGAACGCTTGGAATACCGCGATACCTGGCGCGATGCGACCAAGCTGGGCCAGGGATTAAAAAGTTTGTTGTTTTCCCTGCACTTGCGCGGTCAAACTGCCACTCTAACCAGTGGCGAGGCGGACGCCGTGTGTGAACAGGTGGTCGCGGCCTGTAAGGACCGCCATCAGGCGGAATTGCGAACTTGA
- a CDS encoding peptide MFS transporter — translation MPPSNPYQSPQATPLAPAQSGTFLGHPMGLFVLFVVEMWERFSYYGMRGLLVLYLKRSTEMVPDASGLINPGRGWSEAEASTLYGWYTGLAYLVPIIGGLIADKLIGTHRSMVLGGGLIALGHVVLGISGLGDWAHNHLGMSIFIFGLALIVIGTGHFKPCVSVMVGQLYSEKDPRRDSAFSIFYMGINLGAFICAFVCGTLGETVGWHWGFGAAAVGMILGLVVYLAARPYYLWDVGLPPPGRGMWETLVWVPVAVLVSGMVGYAYFQGYFNTFQTEVQEFTKQNPLVMSLIIGTVVIGILAAAANFVWQQEPEDRGPVASIFIFMVLNVFFWLAFEQAGSSINVFTDEKTDRTLFVPWAKWMWNDMSTWFSWGNWTVPATWFQSVNAFFIIVLSPIMAVFWSYLSYRQKNPTQAVKIAIGLIFLGLGFVLMVIAGNIAAAPGVQAGMGWLIGCYILHTIGELFISPTGLSYVSRAAPVRFVSLLMGIWFISSFVANLVGGLIASQVEAIEKGEIQMPWNFGGRADFFMLFVVTSLGMGVLTLIASPLLNWIAGKRGEG, via the coding sequence ATGCCACCCAGCAATCCTTATCAAAGCCCACAAGCGACTCCTCTGGCACCCGCACAATCGGGTACGTTCCTGGGTCATCCAATGGGCCTGTTCGTGCTGTTTGTCGTCGAGATGTGGGAGCGGTTTTCGTACTATGGGATGCGGGGGTTGCTAGTCCTGTATCTGAAGCGCAGCACAGAGATGGTTCCCGATGCCTCCGGCTTGATTAATCCCGGTAGGGGTTGGAGCGAGGCTGAGGCGAGTACGCTGTATGGTTGGTACACTGGACTGGCCTATCTGGTGCCCATCATTGGCGGGTTGATTGCGGATAAGCTGATCGGCACGCATCGCTCGATGGTCCTGGGAGGAGGGCTGATCGCTTTGGGGCATGTGGTCTTGGGCATTTCCGGCTTGGGGGATTGGGCGCATAACCACCTGGGGATGTCGATCTTCATCTTTGGGCTGGCACTGATTGTCATTGGCACGGGACACTTTAAACCATGCGTGTCCGTCATGGTGGGGCAGTTATATAGTGAAAAAGACCCTCGTCGCGACAGCGCGTTTTCGATCTTTTATATGGGGATCAACCTAGGCGCGTTCATTTGCGCGTTTGTGTGCGGTACGCTGGGGGAAACAGTCGGCTGGCACTGGGGCTTTGGCGCGGCGGCAGTGGGGATGATCCTGGGATTGGTGGTTTACCTGGCAGCGCGGCCTTATTATCTGTGGGATGTCGGACTTCCCCCGCCGGGACGCGGGATGTGGGAAACGCTGGTTTGGGTGCCGGTGGCCGTGTTGGTAAGTGGTATGGTGGGCTATGCCTATTTCCAAGGATATTTCAATACTTTCCAAACAGAGGTCCAGGAGTTTACAAAGCAGAATCCCCTAGTCATGAGTTTGATTATCGGCACTGTCGTGATTGGGATCCTGGCGGCCGCGGCTAACTTTGTGTGGCAACAAGAACCAGAAGACCGCGGGCCCGTCGCGTCGATCTTTATCTTTATGGTGCTCAATGTCTTTTTCTGGCTCGCCTTTGAACAAGCGGGGAGCAGTATCAATGTGTTTACCGACGAAAAGACCGACCGCACTTTGTTTGTGCCGTGGGCGAAATGGATGTGGAATGATATGTCCACATGGTTTAGTTGGGGTAATTGGACTGTTCCGGCCACTTGGTTTCAATCGGTCAATGCGTTTTTTATCATTGTGCTTAGTCCCATTATGGCGGTATTTTGGAGTTACCTTAGCTATCGCCAGAAGAATCCCACGCAAGCCGTGAAGATTGCCATTGGCTTGATATTTTTGGGATTGGGCTTTGTGCTCATGGTAATTGCGGGAAACATCGCCGCCGCTCCCGGCGTGCAAGCTGGCATGGGCTGGCTTATTGGCTGTTATATTTTGCACACGATTGGTGAATTATTTATTTCGCCAACTGGTTTATCGTACGTGAGTCGCGCGGCCCCCGTGCGCTTTGTCTCGCTCCTCATGGGTATTTGGTTTATCTCCAGCTTTGTGGCGAATTTGGTCGGGGGTTTGATCGCTTCCCAAGTGGAGGCGATTGAAAAAGGGGAAATTCAAATGCCCTGGAACTTTGGCGGGCGAGCGGACTTTTTTATGCTGTTCGTGGTGACCTCGCTGGGGATGGGCGTGCTAACGCTGATTGCTTCGCCACTCTTAAATTGGATCGCGGGCAAGCGCGGAGAGGGGTAA
- a CDS encoding endonuclease/exonuclease/phosphatase family protein, producing MQKTLAYLLVAVVAIVGWQAVQKYKHDIYKKLNIPLPAENTTGVHLPGSPPGSPQTYGSGGPTDGGLYPPSGNPAAVPVNLPQAQYPTGQAAPANPAMFPNWTGAGQPNNAYSQNQPLPNYPPPYQPTAAQPGWPQPGGTAVQPAYGPGFSDKLKIASFNIQVLGEKKVSNPAITRVLAEILRRFDVVAVQEVRSVSDEIIPRLLQEVNAAGRAYDYVIGPRLGRTNSKEQYVFIFDTATVEIDRAASYTVNDPQDLLHREPLVCCFRARNAPPQLAFTFTLINIHTDPDEVAQEVNALAQVVQAVRNDGRNEDDVILLGDLNASEKQLGELGRVPGYAPVVVGVPTNTRGNRTYDNLVYSVIATEEYTRRWGVVDYAAEFGLAEDAALAVSDHRPVWAEYSIYEGGRSPGVGTQLPGTGSPLAPLR from the coding sequence ATGCAAAAAACCCTGGCGTATTTGCTGGTCGCGGTGGTGGCGATTGTCGGCTGGCAAGCCGTGCAAAAGTATAAGCACGACATTTATAAGAAGTTAAATATTCCGCTCCCCGCGGAAAACACAACCGGTGTCCATCTTCCCGGAAGTCCGCCGGGATCCCCGCAAACTTATGGCTCTGGCGGTCCAACGGATGGGGGGCTTTATCCGCCTTCGGGCAACCCCGCCGCCGTACCGGTCAATTTGCCACAAGCTCAGTATCCCACGGGTCAGGCGGCGCCCGCCAATCCCGCCATGTTCCCCAACTGGACCGGCGCGGGGCAACCCAATAACGCTTACTCGCAGAACCAACCGCTTCCCAACTATCCTCCGCCCTATCAACCAACCGCCGCGCAACCAGGTTGGCCCCAGCCAGGCGGTACTGCCGTTCAACCGGCTTATGGTCCCGGCTTTAGCGATAAACTAAAGATCGCTTCGTTTAATATTCAGGTCCTAGGCGAAAAAAAAGTTTCTAATCCCGCGATCACGCGAGTGCTGGCGGAAATCTTGCGGCGGTTCGATGTGGTAGCGGTCCAGGAGGTGCGCTCCGTCTCGGATGAGATCATTCCGCGCTTGCTGCAAGAGGTGAATGCCGCAGGACGCGCCTATGATTATGTCATTGGCCCTCGGTTGGGGCGGACCAATAGCAAGGAACAATATGTCTTCATTTTTGACACGGCCACGGTGGAGATCGACCGCGCCGCCAGTTACACGGTGAATGATCCGCAAGATTTACTCCACCGCGAACCGCTGGTCTGTTGCTTTCGCGCGCGAAACGCCCCCCCCCAACTGGCGTTTACCTTTACCCTGATTAACATTCACACCGATCCGGACGAAGTGGCCCAAGAGGTCAACGCGCTCGCGCAGGTGGTGCAGGCGGTGCGCAATGATGGCCGCAACGAGGACGACGTGATCCTGCTGGGCGATCTGAACGCCAGCGAAAAGCAACTGGGCGAGCTGGGACGCGTCCCCGGTTATGCGCCGGTGGTCGTGGGCGTGCCGACCAACACCCGGGGGAACCGGACGTACGATAATCTGGTGTATTCGGTGATCGCGACCGAGGAATACACCCGCCGCTGGGGGGTGGTGGATTACGCGGCGGAATTTGGCCTGGCGGAGGATGCGGCGCTGGCCGTGTCGGACCATCGGCCGGTCTGGGCGGAATACAGCATCTATGAAGGGGGCCGTTCGCCCGGCGTTGGAACGCAACTTCCTGGGACCGGCTCGCCATTGGCTCCCCTTCGCTGA
- a CDS encoding MogA/MoaB family molybdenum cofactor biosynthesis protein — protein MSATVDQHRAAAPQSVPCAVLTVSDTRTLETDRGGGLLVELLTAAGHVVVERQLVQDEPTAMRPLLEAWIANPAIAAILITGGTGISPRDQTYETVRDLLTKELPGYGELFRQLSYAQIGAAAMLSRAVGGLADRTVVLTMPGSPHAVKLALEQVILPELGHLVREAGRVD, from the coding sequence ATGTCCGCCACTGTTGACCAGCACCGCGCCGCCGCACCGCAGTCCGTTCCCTGCGCTGTTTTGACCGTCAGCGACACCCGCACGTTGGAGACGGATCGTGGCGGGGGTCTACTGGTTGAACTCTTGACTGCCGCGGGACATGTGGTGGTGGAGCGGCAACTTGTGCAGGATGAACCCACCGCCATGCGGCCACTGCTAGAGGCATGGATTGCCAATCCAGCCATTGCCGCGATTCTAATTACCGGCGGGACGGGCATTTCGCCACGCGACCAGACGTACGAAACCGTGCGGGATTTATTGACCAAGGAATTACCTGGCTATGGGGAGCTCTTTCGCCAGTTGAGTTACGCCCAGATTGGCGCGGCGGCCATGCTTAGCCGGGCGGTGGGAGGTTTGGCGGACCGCACGGTCGTCTTGACGATGCCCGGTTCCCCCCATGCGGTAAAACTAGCCCTGGAACAAGTGATCCTCCCCGAACTGGGCCATTTAGTACGGGAAGCGGGGAGGGTTGATTAA